In one Oryzias latipes chromosome 13, ASM223467v1 genomic region, the following are encoded:
- the pid1 gene encoding PTB-containing, cubilin and LRP1-interacting protein, giving the protein MWQPASERLQHFQTMLKTKLNVLTLRKEPLPTVIFHEPEAIELCSTTPLSKSRSHAGYKVTYLGKMTISGTQFLSGCTEKAVVTLVERRALAQQQGTCPGSSSLLEIRPFQVRLHHLDDGSESPVALETYQVARIAYCTADHSVRPNVFAWIYREINDDLSFQMDCHAVECESKLEAKMLAHSMMEAFRKTFHSMRSEGRIHKSGSTDEFAEDSSTPDDSTPDDG; this is encoded by the exons ATGTGGCAGCCCGCGTCGGAGCGATTGCAG CACTTTCAGACAATGCTGAAGACCAAGCTAAATGTGCTGACACTGAGGAAGGAGCCCCTGCCCACGGTGATCTTTCACGAGCCCGAAGCTATTGAGCTGTGCTCCACGACACCGCTGTCAAAGAGCAGGAGCCATGCTGGTTACAAG GTGACCTACCTGGGAAAGATGACCATCTCTGGAACGCAGTTCCTGTCCGGCTGCACAGAGAAGGCTGTGGTGACTTTAGTAGAGCGCCGTGCTTTGGCCCAGCAGCAGGGAACCTGCCCTGGAAGTAGCTCTTTGCTGGAGATTCGACCCTTCCAGGTGCGTCTGCACCACCTGGACGATGGCAGCGAGTCCCCCGTCGCCTTGGAGACGTACCAGGTGGCGCGCATCGCATACTGCACAGCAGACCACAGCGTCAGACCCAACGTGTTCGCCTGGATCTACCGAGAGATCAATGACGACCTCTCCTTCCAAATGGACTGCCACGCCGTGGAATGCGAGAGCAAGCTGGAGGCCAAGATGCTGGCACACTCCATGATGGAAGCCTTCCGCAAAACCTTCCACAGCATGCGCAGCGAAGGCCGCATCCACAAGAGCGGCTCCACGGACGAATTCGCAGAGGACTCGTCCACGCCTGACGATTCGACTCCAGACGACGGTTGA